The proteins below come from a single Pirellulales bacterium genomic window:
- a CDS encoding glycosyltransferase family 2 protein, with product MSTRFLTALPVFNEAAHVDRVLDEVRRYSEHVLVVDDGSTDGTAVLLERRRDVQVVAHPQNRGYGAALKTAFAYAIDHRYEYLVTIDCDGQHEPQRIPRFVQACQQADIVSGSRYLRHYAHDSAPPADRRRINQQVTAELNRRLCLRLTDAFCGFKAYRVEALKSLELTEPGYAMPLELWVQAAFHGLRVIELPVPLIYLDEKRSFGGALDNAMTRLEYYHLVLDRSMAAVAHFDGRLWGGTLCGELAG from the coding sequence ATGTCCACACGCTTTCTCACGGCATTGCCGGTCTTCAACGAGGCGGCACACGTCGACCGCGTGCTCGACGAGGTCCGCCGTTACAGCGAGCATGTGCTCGTCGTTGACGATGGCTCGACCGACGGCACGGCCGTCTTGCTCGAGCGGCGCCGCGATGTACAGGTCGTGGCCCATCCGCAGAACCGTGGCTATGGCGCCGCACTGAAGACGGCCTTCGCCTACGCGATCGATCATCGCTACGAGTATCTTGTGACCATCGACTGCGACGGGCAGCACGAGCCGCAAAGAATTCCGCGGTTTGTGCAGGCTTGCCAGCAGGCCGACATCGTATCGGGCAGCCGCTATCTACGGCATTATGCCCACGACAGCGCGCCGCCGGCCGATCGCCGCCGCATCAATCAGCAAGTCACGGCCGAGTTGAATCGCAGGTTGTGCCTGCGGCTGACCGACGCCTTCTGCGGCTTCAAGGCCTATCGCGTCGAGGCGCTCAAGAGTCTTGAGTTGACCGAGCCCGGTTATGCGATGCCGCTGGAGCTGTGGGTGCAGGCTGCGTTCCATGGACTGCGCGTGATCGAGCTGCCGGTGCCGCTGATCTATCTCGACGAGAAGCGGTCGTTCGGCGGCGCGCTCGACAATGCGATGACGCGGCTGGAGTATTATCACCTCGTGCTCGATCGCAGCATGGCTGCGGTGGCGCATTTCGATGGCCGGCTGTGGGGTGGCACGCTCTGCGGCGAGTTGGCCGGATGA
- a CDS encoding Nif3-like dinuclear metal center hexameric protein, whose product MTRIADIASFLEGFAPPHLAADWDNVGLLLGDAAGKVERVMTCLTITGESAAEALADRAQLIVAHHPLPFRPLRRITTDSVEGRLLWELARGGVAIYSPHTAFDSAARGINQQLGELLELDELAPLAVGGDGLGTGRQGRPRAPATLGQLADRLKQKLQVSGVHLRGAPATPVTRVGIACGSAGDLLGAVQAAGCDCFVTGELRFHDLLALEAAGQTSVLLGHYASERCGVEALASELQRAFPALQVWASRKERDPLLWY is encoded by the coding sequence ATGACTCGAATTGCCGATATCGCGAGTTTTCTCGAAGGCTTCGCGCCGCCGCATCTCGCCGCCGACTGGGACAACGTCGGGCTGCTCTTGGGAGATGCGGCCGGCAAGGTCGAGCGTGTGATGACGTGCCTGACCATCACCGGCGAGTCGGCTGCCGAGGCGCTGGCCGACAGGGCTCAATTGATCGTCGCGCATCACCCCCTGCCCTTTCGTCCCTTGCGGCGCATCACCACCGATTCGGTCGAAGGCCGGCTGCTCTGGGAGCTGGCCCGCGGCGGCGTAGCGATCTACAGTCCGCACACCGCGTTCGACTCGGCGGCCCGGGGCATCAACCAGCAGCTTGGCGAGCTGCTGGAACTGGACGAGCTGGCGCCGCTGGCGGTCGGCGGCGACGGTCTCGGTACCGGTCGCCAAGGGAGGCCGCGGGCACCGGCAACACTGGGGCAACTGGCCGATCGCCTGAAGCAGAAACTTCAGGTGTCCGGCGTGCATCTCAGGGGTGCGCCGGCGACGCCGGTGACGCGTGTCGGGATCGCCTGCGGCAGCGCGGGCGATCTCTTGGGCGCCGTGCAAGCTGCCGGTTGCGACTGTTTCGTCACCGGCGAGCTGCGGTTCCACGACCTGTTGGCGCTCGAAGCGGCCGGCCAGACATCCGTCCTGCTGGGCCACTATGCCAGCGAGCGCTGTGGGGTCGAAGCCCTGGCCAGCGAGTTGCAGCGCGCGTTTCCTGCGTTGCAAGTTTGGGCCAGCCGCAAGGAGCGCGATCCACTGCTTTGGTACTAG
- a CDS encoding sugar phosphate isomerase/epimerase gives MPALKLGVRLASFRQPLREALISAARLGVGAIELDARSDVRLQDMSQTGVRQLRKLLEDHGLRVAAVRFRTRRGYDLADELDRRVEATRQALRFAHQVGAPLVVNRVGHIPEQPQGPAWDLMRGVLAELVEYSARAGALLAAETGGEDGPALARLLDALPEGALAVDFDPGSILVNGFSPLEVLAAVGPAIRHVHATDGVRDLARGRGLDVPLGRGSVDYAALLGALEERDYRGYFTVGRPGADDPVTEATAAIEYLNSF, from the coding sequence GTGCCTGCCCTCAAGCTCGGAGTTCGCCTGGCCTCGTTTCGCCAACCGTTACGCGAGGCCCTGATTTCGGCGGCGCGGCTCGGGGTCGGCGCCATCGAGCTGGATGCCCGGAGCGACGTCCGGTTGCAAGACATGTCGCAAACCGGCGTGCGCCAGTTGCGCAAATTGCTCGAAGACCATGGGCTGCGCGTGGCCGCCGTGCGTTTTCGGACGCGGCGCGGCTACGACCTGGCCGACGAGCTCGACCGCCGCGTCGAGGCGACCCGCCAGGCGTTGCGTTTCGCCCACCAGGTCGGCGCTCCGCTGGTCGTCAACCGCGTCGGCCACATTCCGGAGCAGCCGCAGGGCCCCGCCTGGGACCTGATGCGCGGAGTGCTCGCCGAGCTGGTGGAATATTCGGCCCGCGCCGGGGCTCTCTTGGCTGCCGAAACCGGCGGCGAAGACGGGCCCGCGCTTGCGCGACTGTTGGATGCCCTGCCTGAGGGGGCCTTGGCCGTCGATTTCGACCCGGGCAGCATCTTGGTCAATGGCTTCTCGCCGCTCGAGGTGCTGGCAGCCGTAGGCCCGGCAATTCGGCACGTGCACGCGACCGACGGGGTCCGCGATTTGGCGCGAGGGCGGGGCCTCGACGTACCGCTTGGCCGGGGCAGCGTCGACTACGCCGCCTTGCTCGGCGCCTTGGAAGAACGCGACTACCGGGGATACTTTACCGTGGGACGGCCGGGTGCCGACGACCCCGTCACCGAGGCCACCGCGGCGATCGAGTATCTGAACAGCTTTTGA